From Pseudomonas sp. stari2, a single genomic window includes:
- the mug gene encoding G/U mismatch-specific DNA glycosylase → MGLEDVLTEGLAVVFCGINPGLLAAEQGHHFAGRSNRFWRTLHLAGFTPHEVSPENDRSILEFHCGLTAVVERATARADQLSADEFTAAAANFERKIARYSPRFVAFLGKAAYAGLSGNKSVEWGLQDTTFGGTAVWILPNPSGRNLAFNQEQLVTAYRQLYLASSETT, encoded by the coding sequence ATGGGATTGGAAGACGTCCTGACCGAAGGCCTTGCTGTGGTGTTCTGCGGCATTAACCCCGGCCTTCTGGCGGCGGAGCAGGGGCATCACTTCGCGGGGCGAAGCAATCGGTTCTGGCGCACGTTGCATCTGGCCGGGTTCACACCGCATGAGGTGAGCCCGGAAAACGATCGCTCGATTCTGGAATTTCATTGCGGGCTGACCGCTGTGGTCGAGCGGGCGACGGCCCGGGCGGATCAGTTATCGGCGGACGAATTCACCGCTGCGGCTGCGAATTTCGAACGCAAGATCGCCCGGTATTCGCCGCGCTTCGTGGCGTTTCTCGGCAAGGCTGCCTATGCCGGGTTGTCCGGTAATAAGTCGGTTGAATGGGGGCTGCAAGACACCACGTTCGGCGGCACTGCGGTGTGGATCCTGCCCAACCCCAGCGGCCGCAATCTGGCGTTCAACCAGGAGCAACTGGTGACGGCGTACCGACAGCTTTACCTGGCATCGAGCGAAACCACGTAA
- the phnE gene encoding phosphonate ABC transporter, permease protein PhnE produces MKRLINTALILAIVFAVIASFAYLGLDLEELGSATSLKQMGSYVGRFLSPDFSVGYLNAILHGAMETLAMSALGTLLAAVLGLLLALPAAGRFGWFFQSAARLLLNGLRAIPELVWAALMVFAAGLGPNAGTLALALHTTGVLGRLFAEALENTPPEPAEAIRLQGGNPVLAFCYGTLPNLAPQLLAYCLYRWENNIRMASVLGFVGAGGLGQMLYVSLSLFQEAQAGTVILAMLGLVFAVDFLSAWSRGRWVKA; encoded by the coding sequence ATGAAGCGCCTGATCAACACGGCGCTGATCCTAGCCATCGTCTTCGCCGTCATCGCCTCGTTCGCCTACCTGGGCCTCGACCTCGAAGAACTTGGCAGCGCTACGAGCCTGAAACAAATGGGCTCGTATGTTGGCCGCTTCCTGAGCCCCGACTTCAGCGTCGGTTACCTCAACGCCATCCTCCACGGCGCCATGGAAACCCTCGCCATGTCCGCCCTCGGCACCCTCCTCGCCGCCGTGCTGGGCCTGTTACTGGCACTCCCCGCCGCTGGCCGCTTTGGCTGGTTTTTTCAGAGCGCCGCCCGCCTGCTGCTCAACGGCCTGCGTGCCATTCCGGAACTGGTCTGGGCTGCACTCATGGTCTTCGCCGCCGGCCTTGGGCCTAACGCTGGCACCCTCGCCCTCGCCCTGCACACCACGGGCGTACTGGGGCGCTTGTTTGCGGAAGCGCTGGAAAACACGCCACCGGAACCGGCGGAGGCGATTCGGCTGCAAGGGGGGAATCCGGTTTTGGCGTTTTGTTACGGGACGCTGCCGAACCTGGCGCCGCAATTGCTGGCGTACTGTTTGTATCGGTGGGAGAACAATATCCGGATGGCTAGCGTGCTGGGGTTTGTGGGCGCTGGGGGGTTGGGGCAGATGTTGTATGTGAGCTTGAGTTTGTTTCAGGAGGCGCAGGCGGGGACGGTGATATTGGCGATGTTGGGGTTGGTGTTTGCGGTCGACTTTTTGAGTGCTTGGAGTCGGGGGCGGTGGGTTAAGGCTTAG
- a CDS encoding AraC family transcriptional regulator → MDQKNGQAGNVDWVIRSVQPGGIERIEAWFGSHGYDPHRHDTYSIGRTLAGVQSFHYKGSLRHGVPGNTLVLHPDELHDGMAGTDAGFRYRMAYVDPALIQNILGGEPLPFIAGGISSDPRLFHASAAFMQAMDHPLETLEEQDALFDLAMALRAVGGKPRGRKRLDYCAAERARVFILEHLHSCITLEMLERASGRERWSLSRDFRTLYGTSPYRFVTLRRLDRFRALVLEGFTLVDAALVAGFHDQSHMTRHFTRCYGIPPMRWLERLRAAR, encoded by the coding sequence ATGGATCAGAAAAATGGCCAGGCTGGCAATGTCGACTGGGTCATCCGCAGTGTTCAACCTGGAGGGATCGAGCGAATCGAAGCGTGGTTTGGCAGCCACGGCTACGATCCGCATCGCCATGACACCTATTCGATCGGTCGAACGTTGGCAGGCGTGCAGAGCTTTCACTACAAAGGCTCGCTGCGCCACGGTGTTCCCGGCAACACGCTCGTGCTTCACCCCGACGAACTCCACGATGGTATGGCCGGCACCGATGCAGGCTTTCGTTACCGTATGGCCTACGTTGATCCCGCACTAATCCAGAACATCTTGGGGGGAGAACCCTTGCCCTTTATCGCGGGGGGAATTTCGAGCGATCCGCGTCTGTTCCATGCCAGTGCAGCTTTCATGCAAGCAATGGATCATCCACTGGAGACACTGGAGGAACAGGACGCGCTATTTGACTTGGCAATGGCGTTGCGTGCCGTCGGTGGCAAGCCACGCGGGCGCAAGCGTCTGGATTACTGTGCAGCCGAGCGCGCCAGAGTGTTCATCCTGGAACATCTGCATTCATGCATTACGCTGGAGATGCTGGAGCGTGCCAGTGGGCGCGAACGCTGGAGCCTGTCACGCGACTTCAGAACGCTTTACGGTACGAGCCCTTACCGATTCGTCACCCTGCGCCGCCTGGATCGGTTCCGCGCATTGGTGCTTGAAGGTTTCACTCTGGTGGATGCCGCCCTCGTCGCGGGTTTCCACGATCAAAGTCATATGACGCGACACTTCACTCGCTGCTACGGAATACCACCCATGCGCTGGCTGGAACGATTGCGGGCCGCACGCTGA
- a CDS encoding cryptochrome/photolyase family protein → MNTTRRLCLVLGDQLSFDLASLQVLDQHSDTVLLVEVMEEASHVPHHPQKIALIFSAMRHFAEALRQRGVKVQYVTLDDPQNTGSVPSELHRWHSRLQPDELHMTECGDWRLEHSLRDCGLAIHWHCDNRFLCSRAEFAQWAQGKKQLRMEFFYREMRRKSRLLLNGDGSPVGGAWNFDAENRKALPKGVRPPSPARFTPDAITREVLALVSNNFSGHYGALDTFDYPVTHAEAQALWEYFLDWGLAAFGDYQDAMASDEPFLFHARISAALNIGLLDLRKLCSDVESAYWSGSIALNAAEGFIRQLIGWREYVRGVYWLKMPDYAQGNAFGNTRSLPEFYWTGQTQMNCMRQAINQSLEHAYAHHIQRLMVTGNFALLAGIAPSEICEWYLAIYMDAFDWVELPNTLGMVMHADGGYLGSKPYCASGQYIKRMSDYCRGCAYKVSESTTDDACPFNSLYWHFLMRHGDRLRGNQRMSIIYKNLDRMPEAKQQAFWQRGEWLLKQLDDGESL, encoded by the coding sequence ATGAACACGACTCGCCGATTGTGCCTCGTCCTGGGCGACCAGTTATCGTTCGATCTCGCCTCTCTGCAGGTGCTGGATCAACACAGCGATACGGTGCTGCTGGTCGAGGTGATGGAGGAGGCTAGCCATGTTCCTCATCATCCGCAAAAGATCGCCCTCATATTCAGCGCCATGCGCCACTTCGCCGAAGCCTTGCGGCAGAGAGGCGTCAAGGTGCAGTACGTAACGCTCGATGATCCGCAAAATACCGGATCCGTGCCGAGCGAGTTGCACCGCTGGCACTCACGTCTACAGCCGGATGAACTGCACATGACAGAGTGCGGTGACTGGCGACTGGAGCATTCGCTCAGGGACTGTGGCCTGGCGATCCACTGGCATTGCGATAATCGCTTTCTTTGCTCACGTGCCGAGTTCGCTCAATGGGCGCAGGGCAAAAAACAGCTGCGCATGGAGTTCTTTTATCGAGAGATGCGCCGCAAGAGCAGGTTGTTGCTCAATGGCGACGGCAGCCCGGTCGGAGGCGCCTGGAATTTTGATGCGGAAAACCGCAAAGCCTTGCCCAAGGGTGTCAGGCCGCCTTCGCCAGCCCGTTTTACGCCAGATGCAATCACCCGTGAGGTGCTTGCGTTAGTTTCCAACAACTTTTCCGGCCACTACGGCGCCCTCGATACGTTCGACTATCCGGTCACCCACGCCGAAGCGCAGGCCCTGTGGGAGTACTTTCTCGATTGGGGGCTGGCAGCCTTCGGCGACTATCAAGACGCCATGGCCAGCGATGAGCCGTTTCTGTTTCATGCGCGTATCAGCGCGGCACTGAATATCGGCTTGCTGGATCTTCGTAAGCTTTGCAGCGATGTGGAATCTGCCTATTGGTCCGGCAGCATTGCACTCAACGCCGCCGAAGGCTTTATTCGGCAACTGATCGGCTGGCGTGAGTATGTCCGGGGTGTCTACTGGCTGAAGATGCCTGACTATGCCCAGGGAAATGCCTTTGGTAATACGCGTTCGCTTCCAGAGTTCTACTGGACGGGGCAAACACAGATGAACTGCATGCGCCAGGCCATCAACCAGAGCCTGGAACATGCCTACGCCCACCACATCCAGCGATTGATGGTGACCGGCAACTTCGCACTACTCGCCGGTATCGCTCCGAGTGAAATATGTGAGTGGTATCTGGCGATTTACATGGACGCCTTCGACTGGGTGGAACTGCCCAATACGCTGGGCATGGTCATGCACGCCGATGGCGGCTATCTCGGTTCCAAACCCTATTGTGCGAGCGGCCAATACATCAAGCGCATGTCCGACTATTGCCGTGGCTGCGCCTACAAAGTGAGCGAAAGCACCACAGACGACGCTTGCCCTTTCAATTCGCTCTACTGGCACTTTCTAATGCGTCACGGCGACCGACTGCGCGGCAATCAACGCATGAGCATCATCTACAAAAACCTCGACCGCATGCCGGAAGCCAAACAACAGGCGTTTTGGCAACGCGGCGAATGGTTGCTCAAGCAATTAGACGATGGTGAGTCGCTGTGA
- a CDS encoding AidA/PixA family protein has product MSSATNTYDVLVNIDADYLIAHPNDVGGAISMLVTRDAVDPHASGNTGEGGNELWIDVKTGDNIRWRATTLSRNFDRIAQIKNVQPGDPHQGGDYRGTISPPISFNVPGVVIYLNKGAPGGISKTDVTYSLWQATALNPGKLWYTINFALYDRDLNQIGTDHTWDPYITVNNQ; this is encoded by the coding sequence ATGTCCAGTGCGACCAATACTTACGACGTGCTCGTCAACATCGATGCCGACTACCTGATTGCCCATCCCAACGACGTTGGCGGTGCGATTTCCATGCTGGTGACGCGCGATGCCGTCGATCCACATGCCAGCGGCAACACCGGCGAAGGCGGCAACGAGCTGTGGATCGATGTCAAAACCGGCGACAACATCCGCTGGCGTGCCACCACGCTGTCGCGCAACTTCGATCGCATCGCACAAATCAAGAACGTCCAGCCCGGCGACCCACACCAGGGCGGCGATTACAGAGGCACCATCTCTCCACCTATCTCTTTCAACGTGCCCGGTGTGGTGATCTATCTGAACAAGGGGGCTCCCGGCGGTATTTCCAAAACCGATGTGACGTACTCCCTGTGGCAAGCCACTGCTCTGAATCCAGGCAAACTCTGGTACACCATCAACTTCGCCCTGTACGACCGTGACCTTAACCAGATTGGCACAGACCACACCTGGGATCCCTACATCACCGTGAATAACCAGTAA
- a CDS encoding c-type cytochrome, producing MKTSLIVLMTVALSIQTTHVFADNTNGKNLYVQRCAVCHGPDIKGTGPLAHKSNPPTPDLTTPAFKKRLNDYPGVIVSSIILRPNGDLIPKTLRENGVKIPPHAWSVSDFRDLNQYMNDVISKKQH from the coding sequence ATGAAAACATCGCTCATTGTCTTGATGACTGTCGCGCTATCAATTCAAACCACACACGTCTTCGCCGATAACACCAACGGCAAGAACCTCTACGTTCAAAGATGCGCCGTGTGCCACGGACCCGATATCAAGGGAACAGGCCCACTGGCCCATAAAAGCAATCCACCGACACCTGATCTGACAACACCTGCCTTCAAGAAACGGCTCAATGACTATCCGGGCGTGATCGTCTCTTCGATCATCCTTCGCCCGAACGGAGACCTGATTCCAAAAACCTTGCGCGAGAATGGTGTGAAGATCCCGCCGCATGCCTGGAGCGTCAGCGATTTTCGCGATTTGAATCAGTACATGAACGATGTCATTTCAAAAAAGCAGCACTAA
- a CDS encoding ATP-dependent endonuclease, with protein MRLHKLKVEGFKRIHSADVEFGEATFLIGANNAGKSSVLKAIEWLLSAKTRMEPHFYCSEVDPETGENKISCKTVVLEAEFRNVPDSAVGWRGFKGRLFQYDPIDTGETGRSIFYRKTYVLGEDVVIELKSYARSIKEEYLNLTKPVEFLERGIDPAPFAELFKDLEKKISAAERVKLELIDEIWDVSEDEVWDKNPGGVPAVVLSKLPNFLLIPAEAAAHEFDKAGVLHKTLNELFKDVRETSEHYRVAQESLIMLAKELDPSDSDSEFGKMMQELNAVLCGVFPESKIFASADLSGPESLIPIFSIEMSSNIRTTIANQGTGMVRAAVFGLLRFRQQWLKKRGGNDERGLIIGFEEPEIFLHPSAANQMRDLIYELSGGLSQIVATTHSPYLIDLARKPRQVLNRFSYEEGHSTVHPFSVSEKFRLLQGNDKDQVKMLIKLDDHVSRIFFTRKVIVVEGDTEELVLKEAIRRMAPDVRAKVLSCTEIIKARGKAAIIGLAKYLTALGVNFFVIHDRDQGTAGAEVFNKPIADAVAEVDNLEVIHECMEDLLGYAAPSSEKPFKAYLHTLQWEENWEGVPENLRVVIAKAFRPYI; from the coding sequence ATGAGACTGCATAAGCTTAAGGTCGAAGGTTTTAAACGCATACATTCTGCGGATGTTGAGTTTGGAGAGGCAACGTTTTTAATTGGGGCAAATAATGCTGGTAAGAGCTCAGTGCTAAAAGCTATTGAGTGGTTGCTGTCTGCAAAAACTAGGATGGAGCCGCATTTTTATTGTTCTGAAGTCGATCCCGAGACTGGTGAAAACAAGATCTCCTGCAAAACTGTCGTTCTGGAAGCCGAGTTTCGCAATGTTCCGGATAGTGCAGTGGGTTGGCGAGGATTTAAGGGGCGATTGTTTCAATACGATCCGATTGATACAGGAGAAACCGGGCGAAGTATCTTTTATCGGAAAACATATGTCCTTGGAGAAGATGTAGTAATTGAGCTTAAGTCTTACGCAAGAAGTATAAAGGAGGAATACTTAAATTTAACAAAGCCTGTAGAGTTTTTAGAGCGAGGGATTGATCCGGCGCCGTTTGCTGAGTTATTTAAAGATCTTGAGAAAAAAATATCTGCAGCGGAACGTGTGAAGTTAGAGCTGATTGATGAGATATGGGATGTTTCTGAAGATGAGGTTTGGGACAAGAATCCAGGAGGGGTTCCGGCGGTTGTTTTATCAAAATTACCAAATTTTTTGTTAATACCAGCGGAGGCGGCAGCTCATGAGTTTGATAAGGCTGGAGTGCTGCATAAAACACTGAATGAGCTTTTTAAAGATGTTAGGGAAACATCTGAGCACTACAGGGTTGCTCAGGAAAGCTTGATTATGCTCGCAAAGGAGCTTGATCCTTCGGATTCAGATTCTGAATTCGGAAAAATGATGCAGGAACTAAACGCTGTCCTTTGTGGAGTGTTTCCTGAGTCAAAAATTTTTGCTTCGGCCGACTTGTCTGGTCCCGAATCTTTAATTCCAATTTTTTCAATAGAGATGTCTAGCAATATACGAACAACTATCGCTAATCAGGGCACAGGAATGGTTCGTGCTGCGGTCTTTGGACTGCTACGATTTCGGCAGCAATGGCTTAAAAAAAGAGGTGGTAATGACGAGCGAGGATTAATAATCGGTTTTGAGGAACCTGAAATATTCCTTCATCCCAGCGCTGCAAACCAAATGAGAGATTTGATTTATGAGTTATCTGGAGGTCTGTCCCAGATTGTCGCGACAACTCACTCTCCTTACCTAATAGACTTGGCGAGAAAACCTAGGCAGGTGTTGAATCGCTTTAGTTATGAAGAGGGGCACTCAACCGTTCACCCATTCTCCGTTTCTGAAAAATTTAGATTGCTCCAAGGGAATGATAAGGATCAGGTTAAGATGCTAATTAAGCTTGATGATCACGTTTCTCGAATATTTTTCACCCGAAAAGTTATCGTTGTAGAGGGCGATACGGAAGAGCTGGTTTTAAAAGAAGCAATTCGTAGGATGGCACCCGATGTACGCGCAAAAGTTTTGTCATGCACCGAGATCATCAAGGCGAGGGGTAAAGCGGCAATAATAGGCTTGGCTAAATATCTTACTGCGCTTGGTGTGAATTTTTTCGTTATTCATGATAGGGATCAGGGCACAGCAGGAGCTGAAGTCTTCAACAAGCCAATTGCAGATGCGGTTGCGGAAGTAGATAATCTTGAAGTTATTCATGAGTGTATGGAAGATTTGCTTGGTTATGCTGCTCCAAGTTCTGAAAAGCCGTTTAAAGCTTACTTGCATACTTTGCAATGGGAAGAAAACTGGGAGGGAGTGCCTGAGAATCTTAGAGTTGTCATTGCGAAAGCTTTTAGGCCTTACATTTGA
- a CDS encoding cupin domain-containing protein, with protein MSVHRHHQSSVPVNLIRKVSLIEQQWSPRVVAEMNDYQFKVVRIEGEFIWHSHPETDEAFLVLEGTLRIDLPEGCVYVNPGELYVVPRGVEHRTAAKGEAKLMMIEPRGILNTGHEDDERTALNDVWI; from the coding sequence ATGTCAGTGCACCGTCATCACCAATCATCAGTTCCTGTAAACCTGATACGTAAGGTTTCGCTCATCGAACAGCAATGGAGCCCCAGGGTTGTTGCAGAGATGAATGACTACCAGTTCAAGGTTGTGCGAATCGAAGGCGAATTCATCTGGCACTCACATCCTGAGACCGACGAAGCATTTCTTGTCCTGGAGGGCACCCTGCGCATAGACCTGCCGGAAGGCTGCGTCTATGTGAATCCGGGTGAACTCTATGTGGTACCCCGTGGCGTTGAACATCGGACGGCTGCTAAAGGTGAAGCAAAACTGATGATGATCGAGCCACGAGGTATTTTGAACACCGGACATGAAGATGACGAAAGAACGGCCTTGAATGACGTCTGGATATAA
- a CDS encoding O-methyltransferase yields MTTLTTEPLVTLIERLYTQASAATSPVLNSVSNEERERLMHSKTEYRELYGMLKDLWLPVSRDTGKLLYMLARSSKTKAIVEFGTSFGLSTLHLAAALRDNGGGVLIGSEFEPSKVELARHHFIEGGVSDLIEIREGDALVTLASGLPDTVDLLLLDGAKALYGDVLKLVEKHLRPGALVIADNTDYCPEYLAHVRLPENGYLSVPFADDIEVSMRLG; encoded by the coding sequence ATGACCACATTGACCACCGAACCTCTGGTAACCCTGATCGAACGCCTCTACACCCAGGCCAGCGCCGCCACCAGCCCGGTTTTGAATTCCGTATCCAACGAAGAACGCGAGCGCCTGATGCACAGCAAAACCGAGTACCGCGAGCTGTACGGCATGCTCAAAGACCTGTGGCTGCCCGTCTCCCGCGACACCGGAAAACTGCTGTACATGCTGGCGCGCAGCAGCAAGACGAAAGCCATTGTCGAGTTCGGCACGTCGTTCGGCCTGTCGACCCTGCACCTGGCAGCGGCCCTGCGGGACAACGGCGGAGGTGTGCTGATCGGCAGCGAATTCGAACCGTCGAAAGTCGAACTGGCGCGGCATCACTTTATTGAGGGTGGCGTCAGTGATTTGATTGAAATTCGCGAAGGGGACGCGCTGGTGACCTTGGCGAGCGGCCTGCCGGACACGGTCGATCTGTTGCTGCTCGATGGCGCCAAGGCGTTGTATGGCGACGTGTTGAAGCTGGTTGAAAAGCACCTGCGACCTGGCGCGCTGGTGATCGCCGACAACACCGACTACTGCCCGGAATACCTGGCCCATGTGCGCTTGCCAGAGAATGGCTATCTCAGCGTGCCGTTTGCCGATGACATTGAAGTGTCGATGCGGTTGGGCTGA
- a CDS encoding PhnE/PtxC family ABC transporter permease — protein MLSADTRDPAAWPRLLLTLLAIALLWPGIQLSELDLGVLLHADSQSEMGRFVATFWPPAHDRDFLQLLLKATLQTLAIATAGMALALVLAVPASLLASRALSLSAASHSGHPSLLGRLLRWPVRGMLIFLRSVPEIVWALLFVRAVGLGPAAGVLAIAITYSGMLGKVYAEIFESTDQRPAHALLQAGSGRLASFAYGVLPNVAAELLSYTVYRWECAIRASVVMGFVGAGGLGQQIDLSIRMFAGGEVASMLLTFLLLVLGADQLSRLLRWRLT, from the coding sequence ATGCTGAGCGCCGACACCCGCGACCCTGCCGCGTGGCCACGCCTGTTGCTGACACTGCTGGCGATTGCCTTGCTGTGGCCGGGGATTCAGCTCAGCGAACTCGACCTAGGCGTGTTGCTGCACGCCGACAGCCAGAGCGAAATGGGCCGCTTCGTCGCGACCTTCTGGCCGCCGGCCCATGACCGGGACTTTCTGCAATTGCTGCTCAAGGCCACCCTGCAAACCCTGGCCATCGCCACGGCCGGCATGGCGTTGGCACTGGTGTTGGCAGTGCCGGCCAGTTTGCTCGCCAGCCGCGCCTTGTCGTTGTCCGCCGCTTCCCACAGCGGCCACCCGAGCCTGTTGGGCCGGTTGCTGCGCTGGCCGGTGCGCGGCATGCTGATCTTCCTGCGCAGCGTGCCGGAAATCGTCTGGGCGCTGCTGTTCGTGCGCGCCGTCGGCCTCGGCCCGGCAGCGGGCGTGCTGGCGATCGCCATCACCTACAGCGGCATGCTCGGCAAGGTCTACGCGGAAATCTTCGAATCCACCGACCAGCGTCCGGCCCACGCCTTGCTCCAGGCCGGCAGCGGACGCCTGGCCAGTTTCGCCTACGGCGTGCTGCCCAACGTCGCGGCGGAACTGCTCTCCTACACCGTCTACCGCTGGGAATGCGCCATCCGCGCCTCGGTGGTGATGGGCTTCGTCGGCGCTGGCGGCCTCGGCCAACAGATCGACCTGTCGATCCGCATGTTCGCCGGCGGCGAAGTCGCCAGCATGCTGCTGACCTTCCTGCTGCTGGTGCTCGGCGCCGACCAACTCAGCCGCCTGCTGCGCTGGAGACTGACATGA
- a CDS encoding ArnT family glycosyltransferase, with product MLKGLITRNPCLSIFFTTLTVFMVLQYKPAVLNYTTRFVDFAEYMLQHGVTLFPIADDLKPYPDYTVLNTLLVYLVSLPFGRVSILSMGFPSCVAASLMLVFIYRLGALHSKRWGAYGVLFSLLTWAFLDGVNSLALDIYPALFTVMCFYVAYSAELKKDPRRLAFLFVGLALGFAFRGPIGLIGPACVIGAYYLLSRQWRMLLLFSFLSGLILAAGVVLLAWAAYLQGGQTFLEDMLNMQGIGRFGSDHAPRYYFYFSAGLFTYGFTVFYAINVILQKYKLFFRPTRDKDIDLLLYLTGWLLVLLVLFTIPSSKKARYILAITPAISLLAAYIFVSQEAAFVRAKNGLLKFCLKLPMLGLGMLVSVLVYNNFAEVPLQPNYLGAGLGLIALLSFYHAKREYFAEHPYREFMTLSFGVGAFLILDMFFFNPITYHLELMIEPTPKFLPYWFW from the coding sequence ATGTTGAAGGGATTGATTACAAGAAATCCATGCCTGAGCATTTTCTTCACGACACTGACCGTGTTCATGGTGTTGCAGTACAAACCTGCTGTCCTCAACTACACAACACGCTTTGTCGACTTTGCCGAGTACATGTTGCAGCACGGCGTCACGCTGTTTCCCATTGCAGACGACCTCAAGCCTTATCCCGACTACACCGTCCTCAATACCTTGTTGGTCTATCTGGTTTCCTTGCCTTTCGGCCGGGTGTCGATACTTTCCATGGGATTTCCGTCCTGCGTGGCCGCGTCCCTGATGCTGGTGTTCATTTATCGGCTGGGGGCGCTGCACAGCAAGAGGTGGGGCGCGTACGGCGTGCTTTTCAGCCTGTTGACCTGGGCCTTTCTCGACGGCGTGAACTCGCTGGCACTGGATATCTACCCGGCGCTGTTTACGGTGATGTGCTTCTACGTGGCCTATTCCGCCGAACTGAAAAAAGACCCGCGACGCCTGGCTTTTCTGTTCGTCGGGCTGGCGCTGGGCTTTGCGTTTCGTGGGCCGATCGGTTTGATAGGGCCCGCTTGCGTCATCGGGGCTTATTACTTGCTGAGCCGCCAATGGCGCATGCTACTGCTGTTTTCATTTCTGTCGGGCCTGATCCTGGCCGCCGGAGTTGTGCTGCTGGCCTGGGCGGCGTACCTGCAAGGGGGGCAAACGTTCCTCGAAGACATGCTTAACATGCAGGGCATCGGCCGCTTCGGCTCCGACCACGCGCCGCGCTATTACTTCTACTTCTCCGCAGGCCTGTTTACCTATGGCTTCACGGTGTTTTACGCCATCAACGTGATCCTGCAGAAGTACAAATTGTTCTTCCGCCCGACCCGTGACAAAGACATCGACCTGTTGCTCTATCTGACCGGGTGGCTGTTGGTGCTGCTGGTGCTGTTCACCATCCCGAGTTCCAAAAAAGCACGCTACATCCTGGCAATCACCCCGGCCATTTCACTGCTGGCCGCGTATATCTTTGTCAGCCAGGAAGCCGCGTTCGTGCGCGCCAAAAACGGCCTGCTGAAGTTCTGCCTGAAGTTGCCCATGCTTGGGTTGGGGATGCTGGTGTCGGTGCTGGTCTACAACAACTTCGCCGAAGTCCCGTTACAGCCCAACTACCTGGGCGCAGGGTTGGGATTGATTGCGCTGTTGAGCTTCTATCACGCCAAACGCGAGTACTTTGCTGAACATCCTTATCGCGAGTTCATGACGTTGTCGTTTGGGGTAGGGGCGTTTTTGATTCTGGATATGTTTTTCTTCAATCCGATCACTTATCACCTGGAACTGATGATCGAGCCTACGCCGAAGTTTTTGCCGTATTGGTTTTGGTAA
- a CDS encoding TetR family transcriptional regulator, whose product MTDRQTARISSRKQPQQARSAELVSAILEAAIQVLAKEGAARFTTARVAEKAGVSVGSLYQYFPNKAAILFRLQSDEWLQTTEMLQRILQNRDAPPLDRLRTLVHAFIRSECEEAQMRGALSDAAPLYRDAPEAHEVRAAGKRTFEAFMVELLPEASESTRTLACDLILATLSSVGKDFSLSPRTDEEITARADAMADMFHAYVVSLDAR is encoded by the coding sequence ATGACCGACCGCCAGACCGCCCGTATTTCCTCACGCAAACAACCGCAACAGGCCCGCTCCGCCGAGTTGGTTTCGGCGATTCTTGAGGCGGCTATTCAGGTTTTGGCCAAGGAAGGCGCTGCCCGATTCACCACAGCGCGAGTTGCGGAGAAGGCTGGCGTGAGTGTTGGCTCGCTATATCAGTACTTCCCGAACAAGGCGGCGATTCTGTTTCGATTGCAGAGTGATGAGTGGCTGCAGACCACGGAGATGCTGCAGCGGATTCTGCAAAATCGGGATGCGCCGCCACTGGACCGTCTCCGCACGCTGGTGCATGCGTTCATTCGTTCGGAGTGTGAGGAGGCGCAGATGCGCGGCGCACTGAGCGATGCAGCGCCGCTTTATCGCGATGCGCCCGAGGCTCATGAAGTGCGGGCGGCGGGCAAACGAACCTTTGAGGCGTTCATGGTTGAGTTGCTGCCCGAGGCGAGTGAATCCACTCGCACACTGGCCTGCGATCTGATCCTGGCCACACTCAGTTCGGTGGGGAAGGATTTTTCACTCAGCCCGCGTACTGACGAGGAAATCACCGCGCGTGCGGACGCGATGGCGGACATGTTTCACGCTTACGTGGTTTCGCTCGATGCCAGGTAA